A segment of the Lycium barbarum isolate Lr01 chromosome 7, ASM1917538v2, whole genome shotgun sequence genome:
GAATGTAAGTATTGCGGATTTTTGTGAACTAAAGTTTCGTATTTCACTTTCGGACGAATTGAATGAAAATGCTAGAGTAAGGATTGTTATTAGCAgtgctgttttttttttcagataTAGTGACTGAAAAAGTGTAAATGTTTAAGAGGTGTTCAGGCGGCTGAAAGAACCCTCTTTGTAGGTCAAGAAAGTGAGTCTTTATAGCGAAAATCCCTAGGGTTTGCTATGGTTCAAATTTTTTGGGCGGGATCTCAAGTGGAATTAGCCGTTTGAAATCTGAATCGGATCTTTAAATGTTGATCTcctttttcaaaaatttcaacagTTTTGGCCATTTGTTGACCAGATCGTATATAAAAATGGCAAGGTGAAATCTGCCATGGCTGAAAACAAAGATGGTTTCTTGTTTGGAAGAGGAAAGAGGAAAGGGCTTGCACGAAAATGAGAGGGCAAGGATCTGCCATGGTGAAAGTTGGTCAAGGTTTTGCTAAAAATGGGATGAGAGAAGGTGGAGAGAGGGACGAAAGAGAGGGGGAGTAGCTGTGCGTATGCGGCTGTTTTCCCTTTTAGATGATGAAGTGAAGCCATGGGCCGGGTCGAGTCGTTGATGTGGGTTGGATCAGAGGATTGGGCTGATGATGAGAGTGCTCCGTTTGGGCCATGATTTGGGCTCAATGTTAATCTTTTctcctctattttaattattctttgggcttctaatttaataactagtacaatctatactatgtgaagacgattaataattagtatgtagaaaataaaggatttaataaagtaaaattaatttaacgagtacaaatcttaaaaatgaaacgatgacgaaccatttaaaatttgtgataaagtaatgctagtaatatTGAAAGTAACGATATAGAAAGTAgtagaaaataaaaatagtagtgaaaacaaaGTATTTAGTTCGTTAATAATTTTAGAAGCCTAAGGGAATATAttagaataaaggagggacaaaattgggtgtcaacagcatcTCCCCAGAAAGAGATAGGTAAATTTGCCTGTACCATCATTGACCTTGTCATGTCCAATAATGTTCTATTCCTCCTTTCTGCTACACCATTCTGTTGAGGTGTGTAAGGAGTAGTTAACTGTCTCGTAATGCCTTTTTCATTACATAATTCTTCAAACTATTTTGATAAATATTCACGGCCTCTATCGGCTCTTAAAGTCTTTATACTTTTATCTAATTGATTCTCAACTTCATTCATATATCTTCTAAAGCATTAGAGTGCTTCAGATTTATGAGAAATCAAATAGACATAACCAAAGCGTGCGAAATCATCAATAAATGTAATGAAATACAAAGCACCAGACCTTGCCCTCATATTCACTGGACCGCAGATATCATAATGGATTAATTGCAATGGGGAATCTTCTCTTAGCCTTCCCAAATGGTTTACGTGTAATCTTTCCGGCAAGACAATTTTCACAAGTTGGCATTTCAATTTTGGAGAAAAGACCTAATTTCCCTTCCTTTGCTAATCTATTCATCCGGTCTTACCCTATATGACCTAATCTTGCATCCCATGTAATAACATCAACTTCACTGTTACTAGAATAACATGTCATTACAGAACGGTCAACATAATAGTCATAAGTTGAAGGATTACAATCTAAAACAATAAAATCATCATAACGAAGTCCAAAACCGTAAAAAACATTATCTTGAGTAATTCTAACACTATTGCGACTAAACTTTAAATCAAAACCTAGATCTAGAGGAACAGACATAGATACTAAGTTACGTCGGATCGCTGGAGTATATAGGACCTCATGCAACATCAAAGTTCGGCCACCACGCAAGTCCATTTTGCAAGTGCCTATCCCTTTGACTTCAAGCTTTGCATTATTTCCTACATATATCCACCTTGATCCAGGTGAGACTCGATGAAACTCCACAAACGCTTCTCGATCACGACTCACATGCTCGGTGGCCCCCGAGACTACAATCCATACAGGATAAGATTCAGTTAGTAAAACAGTGCTAGAAACATATGTAGCACTTAGAGATGCGTTTTGAAATGCTACTTCTTTCGGCTTGGGACACTCTTGAGTAAAATGCCCTGGAACATGGCAGTTGTAGCATTTCATCTTACTCTTGTCTTTCTTCTCGAAAAAAGGTTTTCCCTTCTTGGGATTTGGCTTGTTCCTTTTCTTGGAGGGTCCTTCTCCGGTCTCCTTACCCTTTCCGTCATTTTTTCAATTCTTCTTGCGTTTGAATCCTAAAGACTTTGTGCCACTGGATTCTGCCACATAGGCATTAGGTACAGTTTTAGCAGCACCAAGCCCCCCTCTTCAAGCTCGACATGACGGGCAATACCAGAAAAAGTTTTGATGTTATCATTATGGGTTAAGTTGACCTTCAAATGTTCCCAACTATTGGGAAGAGACCGGATCACTGCCTGAACCTGTTGCTCATCAGAGAGAACATGACCAACACTTTTGAGTTGAGCAATCATGTTAGACATCACCCTAAGGTGTTGCTTGACATTGTGATCATGACGCTTCTTGTAAGTGTTAAATTTGATAGTCAGTTGTCTAAGGCGGGTCACAGTGTTACCCCCATAAGTCTCTCGTAAGTGTGCCCACATAGCATGAGCAGTAGGGTATTCTTCACATTCGTGAATGAGATCATCAACAACAAAACTCACAATAATTCCACGTGCAGTAGAATCTTTCTTTTTCCACGCATTGTAAGTTTCCAGATTTATTATGTGTTGGACAGTGTTACCCTCTTCTGGGTGAACCAAAACATGGTTAATACCTTCCAGAGCATCTTGCTCTTCCAATACATACCACATATTTCGACTTTAGATGTCGTAATTTTCACCGTTTAGTTTCTCACCCTTGTTTAAATCAACAATGATGCTCTCAGATGCCATATATGTTGATTGAGACAATTAAGCAAGTTTTTACTCATCAATATTTACCCTTAAAATAAAAGCATGTGATATACACATTCAAGCAAATCAATTTTCACAAAGGTTTCACATCTAGTGTAAAATCGAAAggtcacaaaagtttccaatcaTCATCTACGAACTAAATGTTTAACCAAATTAAAATCATTTTTTAATGTGTATTTAATTATATTCGTGACTAGAATCACACAGATTCTTTTAGTCTTATCCCCTTACAACATTCTGTTAATGCATATcaattaacaataaataaataaatattcatatgcatatattCACAGAAAAAATAAACTAACATATGTTCATAAAAGGAATTTACACAATTACAAGTCATATACTACTCGTCTATGGCTATCTCATTACGTGAGTGACGAGGATCTACAACACTTTCAGCCACATATTTAGCCAATTTATCTATGGGAGAAAGTTTAGAAAGCTGAGATTTAGGAACTATCGGACTCAATCTGGGTCTAGAACAAGTATTTAGTAGCCAAGATTTCTAAATCTTAGTTGTTATTTCCTTTTCCTCCCACTTAGATTCAAGTTCCGTATAGTATACCCAAATGGGTGCATTTGGACTAAGCTTGTGATAAATATCAGCCAACTGACCCTTCCAATAATCTGGCAAATTGCTCCAATATTCCCAAGGCATCCCAACTCGAAACAATTTTAAAATGTTAAAACATTATTTCCGACAATTTCCTCCCAAAAAGACGAAGGTAGCTTAGAATAGATGCAGATGGGTcctttttgattttttaaaattctaCAAATTTTCTTTCTCATTCCCTTCGCACAACTCTATCCTCCCTAAATATATTTTGTATCGTCCTTAGGAAATTCTTGATGACTTCAGGCTCAGAGTCTGAATCATTACTAGATATAGTCCTTCGACGACGCATTCTTCTACGTTGTCCTTTTGCTGGACTTTTACCACCACTCCCACTTGGAGCATTTCGAGCATGTCCCTATCCAGCCATGTCTGAAATGGGAATAAGGAAACAATAAGAATGGACATACCATTCAATGTGACAACATATGCCACAATTACTCGTAGAAGACCAATTTACGTTTAAGGATCATTGGGACTAAACAAATTTTATTACACTGAGAATACTGAGAATTATATACAGACCATCTTTTTAATCATGTACTCACAgcaagcaacaaaaaaaaaaatagcagttCATTGATTTTCTTTTTCGTCCAGTGTGATAAGATTCCACATACATATACTGAACCAACAATTCACTCAAAAAAACAGAATACAATATTCTTGAGAATGAACCAACACTCAACAAAACGCATTGTTTGTTTTCAAATACAAACTTAATTAGTTAAGCCATTAACAACAAAAAGCCTTATAAGTGCTGCAAGTCCTTTTAAACACAACAAAATGACTTAAAAATTTAAAGTTCGTAGAAGCAGTGACTCTTTGATAAAAGAAGAATCACTTTAGTTCAGagaatagaaagaattaactatAAATTCATATACTTGTCTTCTCCCAAAATATAATTACAAGATATCATGTAAAGGCACTCCTTTTGTCATTTAAAAGCAAGAACACACATATGACTTAATCATGATCTGTGGAGCCCATCTTTCAATAAAAAAAATCGTTAATAATTGATGAGAAGACAACAAAGTCACTTTTTGTATtgaaagatgagatgttttcaatatatatacaataaaagCCAAACAACTTAAACTTCCATCCGTATTTAGTTCTCTCAGTTTCAACACAAATTAAAGGACCCATCAAATTAGTTTAAAAAACAATTCGGACAGAAAACCACAAACACATTCACAAGAGACGGCGGCAATAAAATCTTCAAACTCTCTTTTCAGTCTTAGATTAGTTTAACGAAAGAAGTAATTGCGACAGACCGTAAATAGAGATTCTCCCCGTACACAAGACTTGGGAACAAATAaccctaggctctgataccattgtTAGAAAAAATCATACGGAGCAAGGACAACATAATTGTGTACCTTAAAACAGCGGAAGATTAATCATTAAATTTGCTACCAAAGAATCGCCCAAGTCGAACTTTGAATCACTTGGAAACAAAGTATTATTTACCACAAACTAGATGTCTTTTGTGTGGAGAATTTAAGATTGCTGGAGAAAAGAGTTTTTGGAAGAACTTTCAAAAAATAGTGTTGTCCTCAATTGCACGTTCACTCCTAAAATAATGTAGTGGTAGTTTTTCTTTAGGAGTTAAGAAAATAACTGCCCTAAGTAACTCCCTACATGTTTATCTCTTTTAAATGGGCCGGATCAGTCCACATGGGCGACCCGACCAAAATAAATAGCCAACACAAATGAAGAACACGGTCTCAATTCAATTTCAATCAACAGGGGCAATTGTTGGAGATGGAGGCAATGGTGGAGGCACAACAATGGTGAAAGTCAAGGAGGCAATGGTGGAAGTGGCGGTGCAgagaaaaaaaagaggaagagGAAATAAAAAGACAGAAAAAAAAGGTTTGTTTTCAGGTTCTTCACGTGTCTATGTTGGGTGAAACTCACTCTATCTACCAACTCAACAAAAAAGGTCTAATTGGAACAAATATTGGATATTGTAAGTCCTCAATAGAACCCTTAAGTTTAGGTATCTAAATGAAAAATCGTGTCACCTTTAGATGTCTCCATGTGTGTTTAGCCACAACTATATACCAGGATTATGCGGTCACAACATGGTAAAGATGTTAGGTATAATTAATCTCAACATTGATACTCAAATAGGAAAATGTGACTATAATACTAGCTAGCAAAGATCTCCCTCAACATTTATGTATTGATCAATTCATGTTGGTTCAATATCTATTGAATCTTTGTCGTCCGTGTCTTTTAAAACACCACTTAAATGGAAGATAATAAGAACGACTGTATGCATTTTTTCCAAAATTATATTAACAACAGCAATGTTTAATTGTCATAAAACTCTCTATCGCATATATAAAAAGGATGCCTTTTTTCTAAAGTTGTGTTTCCTATGGAGGTCGCCTTTTTTCTAAAGTTGTGTTCCTATGGAGGTCTTCATCTAGTCCTGCTTTGTAGTTTGTTCTTTTTATTGTTTTATCAGTAAAAGCCCCCATCTATTCGTGGTTTAGTTTTAAATTTCTAACATGTTTTTTCTTGTGTTAATTATAATCATTCTACCATTGGAAGACAACAATCAATGACCACCTACTTTTAGCACCCTTACTATTTTCTAGAAGCATCGAAGATTTATCACTTTTAAATTTTGAAATGTGGATATAATTCGTTAACAATAACTAAACAATGCTTAAATAATTATGTAATATGATCAGCAGTATTTTGGAAGCACAGTACGTAAGAATATTTTGCTTTTTGATCTTGTATATTGTAGAAGGATTATCATCAACTAACAGCTGAAGGAATAGCACAGAAGGGCAAATGTGTAATTTTTAGTAAACTAATTAACTGTAATGTGGAAGTTAGTTATAGCTAGTTAGTATTAGTGTCCTAATGATTAGTTAGTTGGTTGGCTAATCATATAATCAACAACTCCAATATATAAGGACTTGTATCTGTACATTTCTCATTACattgaatgaatgaatgaataagAATTTCTTCTCTCTACAATCTATCCACTCTCCTCTTCTTCTCTATCCCTAAACTAGGGTTCTTATCTTTCTTCACATAAATCtttgtggtatcagagcatacaAGCTGATAATTCGGTCTTGCAATGTTTACTAGGAATGGTGCAAACAATGGATATGGTAATCATGGTAATAAAGGGTATGTAAATGCTGGTCCTGGTTCTCAGAAGTTCAAAAAGAACAAGATTCGTGATTTTTGCAAACTAAAGGGTCATACTGAGGAGAACTGTTGGAAGTTAGTTGGTTATCCTGCAGACTACAGACCCAAGAAAGAGGCCTTACAACAGTGGGAATGAACAAGGGAATCAGCAAAGATACTCAATTGCTAACAATGTGAGTGTTGTAGCTGAAAGCTCAAGTCCATTGACAAACACTTCTCAAGGTCAGGATATGGCTCAGGGTCAATGTCAAGTTGGTGATGCAATGGGGATCCAGTCTCAAATGGGGGCTTATCCTTTCTCTGAGGAGCAGTATGATCAGACTGTGGCTATTCTAAAAGGAAATTTAGAATATAAAGCCTCGGAATAAGCTAACAAAGTAATCATTTTTTTCTTCCTTAGTCTGAGTTGCTCCCCTGTCCCAAAGTAGACAAGGTGGCAAAGACATCCTTCATAGCTGGGCGTGCTTTTTCATCCTGTTCCAGACATGATCTTAGTATTCTGTGATGCAACTAGCTTGCTCATCATCAACTTGCAGGAGTGATTTAACCAGGATCGATCTTATACGACCACCTATGAGCTCCTTGCGATTGCGGGTCCTGGATACATTCCCTCTTTGGAAAATCAACTCCACAAGAAGAAGACCAAAATTGTACACATCACTTTTAAAATCGCGAATACCTACATGGATCAGAAGCCATATTAATGGAATCAGTTTCTTTTGACAATTTTCTAAATGCAAATAACGTCAAAATGTCCAAGGAAATTTTGTGTGAATGATGAATTGTCCAACCTATCACTTTGGATTTAGAATAAAATAGAAACTGATGATTGAACATATAAGAACACAAAATGGCAGGTCAAATGAAAGAAGAAAGAGATGAAATTACAAAACTGATTCAGATATCCCAGGGTCCCTTGAAGACCAAGCTACACCTACCGATTCTAGGTAAGGGTGTCATTAGGACCATGAACACAACAACGGATGCCCCACCAAACACTACTGTTACAAGTAACCAGGcaaacaaagaagaaaaggttgAACCTACTAAACTGATCTATACAGCAAGTAATATTTCAAGAGGAAATCCATTTGACCAGAGCGTAGGAAATATACAGTCAACTACCAACATATAATATCATGTTATAACATAAGCAAAACAAAGTAGGACGAAATGTAATTAAAAAGGAATAGAGAGGCATCTGAGATGCCGAACTTCTTGGCTCAACTGGAGGCGAACATCCTGGTACCCTAAATGAAGAGGAGACTTATTCCTGTGCAATTTATTTATAGCAGTATGTGCAATATTTCTACTTAGTTTTATGGTCAGCCATGCACATTATACGCTTGGTTGTTGCCCAATCTTTCCCTTTTCTAATGAATTTGGGCATGTGTCCGTGATTGGATCACACATATGTACAATAAATGATTGAAATTTCAAGCTAGCAATTCAGAACTTATTCAGTTGGAATTTAGACTTGGTTTCTTCCCGAAAACGCATGGGTCATctccacaattttttttgttttttgataaggtaatttTGATTAAGAAAAGTACCAAGAAGGTACCAATGTTACAAAAATCTAGCCAAAACTACATCCCTAGAAACTAACACCTCTAGATGTACTGGGACATGGTTTCAATCAAGCTATTCCTACACCAAAAGTATAACCTTTGTAAACATCTCTTcatcaagaacaaaagaaatgTGAAGTTTTTATCTTCAAAACATCTCTTATATATTTCTAACCGTATGCTCCACATGATGCATAAAGGTAGGGTCATCCGTATCATCTTAAATCTTCTGCTAACAACCTGGGTCTGCCAACATTCAAGTAACTGTTTGACTGTTTCAGGCATTTCCCGCTGTACTCCACCTATATCGAAAAAAGGTCCCAAATTTGTCTTGCTTGCCTGCAGTGTAATAATAAGTTATTTGCGGACTCTTGATCTTCAGCAACCTATTCTTAGTTGGGGCTTTAGTTTTCCATAACATTTTTCATGGCTAAGTAAGATCTCAGTTCCAGCTTGCTTCTGCAGTAGCGTGTTGCTGTTTTTAAAAGAGGAACTTCCCTCTTAGTTGTCCAAATTAGAGAGTCCACTTTCTTAGCTTCAAGAGTAATAGGATCCTGCATACAACAATTGACTGATATCATCCATCTCCCGGTCATTGAGATTCCTCCTGAAGTGCATCTGCCATCCAGAATTTGTATAGGACTCTACCACTATACACTGCTTATTCAAAGATATACTGTATGAGGTGTTCCTAAACTTAGGGTTAAGGTTAAGCCCTATATTTTCATTCTACTATTCTTGAGCTGGTAAACCCAGTATTAGTTCAGTATTCTGTTGCACCCACTCTCAACACATCAAAAAGTCCATGCTATCCATGCCAAAGGAACAATAATAACTCCCCAATCTCCAAAGAAGTTTGGATCGGTTATATGCTATGTTGCTCGGATCTTCAAAAATGTCAACGGGTGCATATCGGATACTCCAAAAGTATTctatttttggagaatccgacacggaTGCTGCatcgaaagtgaagagtccgtgCAACTTAGGTTGTATGAACTGTAAATcacatcactattgcacattttTTCGTAATGaagaaaatcaaaaacaaaaCTCAGTAAAAGCTGATTCTACAAACTGCGAATCGAAGAAATGTGGATACGACCATCTCATGGAAGAGCGTGCAGCTTCACACGTCACAAGTATTACTCAAGCACTCTAAATTTAAATATGTATATTGGTTTATTAACAAATACATGGCGAGATTTCCTTCCACAAGTCCAACTAGCTGCCTTTCTTAAAGGGTTGGCAATATACAGCATTACAGTTTGACCAGTTATAGTAATCAGTTTGTGAATCAAATGTGTTACAAAAGTCCAGGAACCAGCTTTTTCCTATTACAGTATAACGAAGTCTCTGTACACCATTCTAAAGCCCACCCTTTAGTTCGTCAGGCTTTCCAAGACTCCTCATGCCGCCGATTGCTTTTTAACAAACTCATCGTAGCAAAGTCCTCTAGCAGTACAAATATTGAACTAAATAAAACAACTACTACGCCTCAATCCCAAGCTAGTTGGGGTCGGAAACATGCATCCTAACTATATCCATATCCCACGATTTGGGTTCCAATATTCAATGACTAAAAGTTCACATTAACATACAAATCtttaaataagaaaataaagttaAAAAGACGCACCACTAGCAATTTCAGGAGCATCGTCCCAGCAAAGAGGATAATAAGCTTCAATTCCGTCAATTATTTCCTCACTTATATGAGTGAGGAAACCAAAGTCAAACACTTTTATGTTGAAGTCCTGCAAGCCAACCAAGTGAAGAGGCAATCATAAACCGTAAAATATAAAGAGGTACAAAAAAATGTGCAACTGTTACCTCGTCAATCATAATGGTGGAAGAATCAACGCAACCAAATAAAAATTCCCTCTCATGCAACCAGTGGAAGAGGCTTGCAAGTTGAGTTGCCACCCTTAATCTCCCATTCCATCCAAAGTGTTCAGCTGCTGAAGATCAAAAAATATTACTAGTAAAGTAATGATGAAGTATTACTTGCTGGTATAGAAAAATTCTCAAATACCAGAATGAAGCTCATCCGACAAAAATTTACTAGTTGGCTTTTCATCATACACAAGTGCAAGTACATGTTTAAAACAGAAACCCCGTATCTTGATCAAACTTGGATGTGGCTTTTCACCTGTCAGCATTTCAAGCTCATTACAGAATCTAGACGGATGGTCAACATAGTACGGCTTACATTGGTAAAAGAAATCCCATGTTTTGATAGTCACTTCACGATCGTAAATGGAGCCTCGATACACCTTCCCATGCATAGTGTTCTTAATTAAGCATTCCGTACTGAAGTTATCGGTCATTCCTTTCAAATCTTCGAAGCTGCATGGTTCCGCAACACCTACGGATGTCGGATTCATTTTCCAAATAGAACTGCAGGTATCCAAAGCAGGGTTAACATAAAGCAAGGAATTAAatggtgtgtgtatatatatgtatacctctCAACTAGTCATCTGTCTAAAATATAcgtataatactccctccgtcccgtaTTATTTGTCCACAATACTAAAAACATCTGTCGCAAAATACTAAtccatttacaaaaccaagataaaattaatcaaaattttcctatttttcccttaacattaaatgtttttaaaagtaaCCGATACTGATTAGAGTGCAATTTATTGAACAGAGATAAGGATAGGAATAAgagtaatatagtaaaaatacacttttatttatgatttctaaaAGGGCATGTAAAAGGGAAAGTGGACCAGTAacatgggacggagggagtatcatcTTACCAAGCTAATAATGATCTTAAATAGTTTGTGTGAGAAATACTAGTACACCATCTTGTATTTTACCAAACTtttaaactgaaaaaaaaaatcattaggaAAACTGAAATTCTGCTTTtccattaattaaaaataaagtgtgcgtatatgtatgtattataaGATGAGTAGGGATCTAGTAACTTTCAGCTTGTTGGTGAGTGTTCAAATCCATCGTTGTACGTAATCTCCCTTCCCTTACCCTATGtaacaaaagaaaattaaaaaaagaataagaaaaggaGGGACATACTTATCAGCTTCCAAGAgcacagaggcggatctaggatttgaaggtggtaggtgccacaattttcttcaatatacatcttgttaggaacgtgtatttgggtcgggttcatctctttttagtttattcgggtcaacttaataggcttttttttatttgcaaatatgaaaattacatctcaaaaatcaagaaacgaacataattagcatcttaaataaggaatcacactcattaacactcattaacaacaaaagtaaaatcaacattttcaccaagggacttgcatctcttatgtatattaaaaaatgaatttgcacaagtaaaataacatcttcaaattacatcaatcaaaataagaaaaataatagaaaaactcttcaataggtaaatacgCCCCATAAGTAAATATaaaattagataaactacaagttctcaaaaataaat
Coding sequences within it:
- the LOC132601764 gene encoding probable serine/threonine-protein kinase PBL4 — protein: MHGKVYRGSIYDREVTIKTWDFFYQCKPYYVDHPSRFCNELEMLTGEKPHPSLIKIRGFCFKHVLALVYDEKPTSKFLSDELHSAAEHFGWNGRLRVATQLASLFHWLHEREFLFGCVDSSTIMIDEDFNIKVFDFGFLTHISEEIIDGIEAYYPLCWDDAPEIASGIRDFKSDVYNFGLLLVELIFQRGNVSRTRNRKELIGGRIRSILVKSLLQVDDEQASCITEY